The following nucleotide sequence is from Apium graveolens cultivar Ventura chromosome 4, ASM990537v1, whole genome shotgun sequence.
TTCTTGACCACTCTTGTTTCTTGTTTATGCTACTTTTATCTCAATAGATATAAATAAGTTATTCTATGTCAACACAAAGTTTCTTAATCAAATTTCATGCTAGAAGTTTTaccaattaatatttaatctCTTGCCAGTATAAGCCTAGCTCAATTATGTTTTCTAGTGCAAACTTTTGTATACCTTTGCAAATGTAAACTTTTGTATACCTTTGCAAATGTAGACATAAGGTTTCAAACATATTTATTACTAGCTGCTATAGAAACTAGGCAACTCTTTATGCCGACAGTGTTCCTAGATTTATAACAGTAGACATTAAAACACCAATTTGCTATTTGCTAGTAACATACTTGTTACCCTATCATTCGGCGAGTCTTTATTTTTAAGGAAGTCTCAGTAGATTAAGGGAGGTTTTATATAGCTTTGATGAGGTGACTATTAATGTTGTGCCTATCATACTGATTTTTGGTAGCTGGACTATTGTCTTTGGTATCCATGTATCAATTTGTGGTTTACTATGTCAACAAGAGGATATAGTTCATATTCTTCTGCATGTTGTTTTTATCAGCTATCCTTTTTCACCTGTAGATGTTATCCATTTTCCTTGCATTTTGCACATTGTTCCCCCTGTTAGatcaataataaaatataataaggTCTTTACAAAAATATCTTAGGTTTTAGTTCATGTCTTTTAACAGTCAAATTGTAAAGGGAGTGTATGCTAGAAATTGCACCTATCTGCTTTTATTCTCTGAAGTCTGAAATGTCAATGCTTAAGATTTAATGAAAACTCTATGCCTCCTTATTGGCCCTTCTTTTCACATTGTAATTTTATGTAATGATTCTTATTGTTATGTTAGGAATTTAACAGTGAGCCAAATAGAAATCAGCTAGAGCCTCCTTCAGAGGAGAGTCCAGGGGATTCAACTGAAGGCCCCGatacatcttcattttctgcatTCCTTTATTCACTGCTATCTCCTACAGAGTCATCGAGTAATTTGAACTTCAACGGGTTAAGTGAAAATGCAGCATTAGATGATATGACCAGGAAGGAGAGCAGTGGAAAGAAAAGCTTAATTTCAAGGGGTAAACAGTCCCTTGGTAAAGCTATCTATCAGGCTGCTAAATTTAGTGGATACCGCAATCAAGCCTCTACAAAGGGCAATAATACACCGGTTGATGAAGAAAACAGTTCCAAGTTTCTAACAGATGATGGAATTTTAATGCAAACTTTAAGTGAATCTATTCCTCCTGATACTCTTCCTGAAGCTTCTGAGAAGTCGTTGCTTCTCTCTGAGAAGACACGAAGTGCTCTTTATGTCTCGCTACCCTCGGTTGCACAGGGAAGGAAATGGGTATTGCTGTACAGGTTGGGCATGCCAAGTTTTATGCTTCTTATTATTTAAAAACTGAACGTCAGACATCTGAAAAATGACTCACTTGGTTGTAATTTTTTTACAGTACATGGAGGCATGGCATTTCACTTTCGACTTTATACCGAAGAAGCATGCTTTGCCCTGGTCCGAGCCTCCTGGTACATTTTTGTCCCATTGTTTTCCTAAATATGGTTATGTGATTATGAttcttgatttaaaaatttatatagTGTCTTCCCTTAACAAGTTTTGTATCTCAGTAAGATATTTTACACAAAAGGAGTCCTTACAGTCTTCCCAGACAATTCTTTTACTATAATTTTGTGATGATTATTATGGATAACTATTAACTATCTAGTCTATGTGCTATTCCTATGATAGTATTGCAATCATTTCCTTGGTCCATTAAAAAagaatgtgtgtgtgtgtgtgtttggtTGTGTTTCACCCAACCAAGGAGACAAATCTTTGAGCACAATAATGTACTTTCCCGAGTATAGTTCTATGATTTGAAAATCTCCCGTTCTAGTAAATAATTAGTTACTATCGACATCTCTATCATTTGCCTGACGTCTTAATTTTTATTATCACGTAGATTAGAAACTGCGGCATTTGTTATCATCAGTTGAAAGTGTTTAATCTAATATACTAGTCTACCACATATATCAAATTGTGACTTTTTTTGGTAATTAAATATATTATAACCGCCGAGAAAATATATTTACACAATACTAGGACATCCCCTAGGCAGAACAAGTGAGAGGTAGAGGATCCTACTCGACCTGCTGAGAGAACATAACACTGTAAAAAAGACAAATACTCAATCTAGGAAATCATAACAGCAGCATTACAGTTCTCTTTACTAAGTTAGTAAGCTGGTCAATCAAACTCAAAACTAGTACATGGTGGAAATAAGAGCATAGTCTGTAGATGCTAACTTCTGGAATTTGTTACAAGTAAATATACAATCTCTAAGAGTCCCCTTTACTGATTTGATAAGCTGGCCAGTTGAATGAGGAAGAAAGTTATGAACTCAATCATTTCTCCCTAACCAGATTGTGTGACAAGCAACTGCCAAAAAACTTGACAGTGGAGTTTGATAGTAAGAGTAATGGCATACCATAGAGAATTTTATTCCACCGGAAGTGAGATGGGGCTAATACGGAGAATTTCCAGAGAAACAGGACAAGTTGTTGACTACTTAAATGATGGCCCATTGTCTCATCAGCTGCAGTGCAAAGGACACAAGTGGAGCTCTGGTGCTTACATTGTACCAGCAATCTTTTTAAGAACCAAGTAACCAACCAAAGGAGGAAAGAACAGTTTGGAATAGAAAGAGTGTTGAGTGTTCCGAACAGCATAAGACCACTTCGGACATGGAGTAGTTGATTGAATTGAGTGGAAGAGGAGATAATTAAAACTGACCACAAAGAGGGCACCCATATTTTTTCAAGGTGATGATAATCATAATTAAACACCCAGTTAAATCTAGGTGCTAGAGCGTGAGCTATAAAAGAAGAAAATTGCTGCTAAGCTTTGGTTTCCAAAAGAGCTACTAAAGAAATTTTATTAGAAGAGAGAAATCCTTAATGGTCACTCTATTGTACTTGTAAAAAGTAAACGACACTTTTTTTTTCAAACATCGACCAATAAATAAATGCTGGGGCGGTTGGTTTATAAAAGGGCAAGGTATCATATCTACTTGGAAAATGAGGGGTAGGCTGGTAGTTAATGAGTGTGTGGCGGCTACTAATATAGTAACAATGAACTGCACTCTGATATTTATTATTGTTGCTGTAAGtattgttatttttattattatttgggGGTTTTGGGGGCGGGGGTGGTTTACACCTTATACAGACTCATTAATATCAAGATGAGGATCACATTAAAAAGTGAACTCCTCCAATCTCTACATAAGAGCTCTCCTCGCGGTTCTTTCCTTAATTGCagtttttatgtttttctcttttctaTTTCCACTGAATACTTAGTTCTCAGGAGTCAAGAGCTTTGTTTGACTTCCACATTCTTGGTTGAGTCGATCATATGAAGTTTGGAATCACAAGAAAATACCGTTTTAAAGCCCATTGTTTGTGTCATCTGTATGTGTGCTATCGTCTGTTATTTAGCAAATGGTGCGTTTTGTTTTGGTTGAATTTCTTTGACCTTCTGGGTTATCTGGCAACCTATGCCATTTATTTCTTAGGTTGTTGGAGATCGTAGAGGTGCAGTATTTGGTGGTTATGTTGAAGCACCCTTGAGACCATCACTCAAGAGAAGATATCAGGTGACTCAAGTACCTTTTCTGATAGCTTTTTGCCCCATTTTTGTTTCATGTTCTCACCCTTTGCTATATTTTCAGGGTACTAATAGTACATTTGTTTTCACAAATACATCTGGTCTTCCAGTTATATTTCGCCCCACAGGTACTACTAAATGTCTGTTTATGTCTTTCCTATCAACTTTTCTAGTCTGCATCCATCTTTTGTTTATTGTGGCAATGTAAAACGCTTATAGTTTTATGAGTGAGACATTTTAATAGGTATAAAGTTTATTTAAGATTTGGATTGCTTTATTCATTATATCCAAAATCTGACGTGATATATAATTTTTCTTAGTAGAAGTGTTCTGCATACCACTTGAGCCACATCATATAAAAACTGAGAACGTGGAAAACTCAGTCTACTAGCTATCATGAGAACAATTTCTTACGGCAGAGATAACCAACTTACTACCTTAATTCTCAGAAATGTCTCCATAAACTAGTATTTCTTACTTGAAATGGTAGTATGAAATGGCACTACTTTCTTGAGTTTGATGTCATACATATATCATGCCATAATTTTGGTGTGACTTAATTTTTTAGCATAAACATCGATGAAAGATGAATCCCTTATTGTTGTTGTTCACAATTTTGGTATAAGCGACTTTTTGCATAGAATGGAGGAAGTAAAATGTATCAAGCTTTTATTTATATTCTCtggtttaattttaaatattttcagaattaCCATCCCTTTTTTCTCGACTTTGGTATTATTCAGACCATCCAAAAGTCCAGGACCATGACTTCCATGTCTGTATCCGTGTTAGAAGTTATATTAGCTGCAAAGGTGGGAATCAAGTTAATGATCATCTTATAGGAACCTGGTCTACTTTTGTCACTTTTTTCAATATATCTGGTCAGTGGATATGATTGGTTCGATAATTTAATTTAGGTTTATGTGGGGACGACGGACTGTTACGTTCAAGTTTTGGAGTTTTCGATTAATTGGCCAAGATTATTTGTGTGGTTGTGTTGGGTTCTTAATAGTCTGGGACCATGGGGCCGATGGCGGTTTTTACTTAGTGCTGGCTATTGTTTACTTAAAATTCAATTCTTTATAATTTTCTCATCTTTATGTTAATTATATTGGTGGTCAGCCATTGGAGAGTCACTTATGCTGTTATTCGTTCCTCTCTTGCTAGTGGTTGTATAGTGTTCACATTACTTCCTGGAAGGATGCTGCTGATGGTCCTAGGCAGCGATAGTTTAGTGTAATTAATGGGCTATTAGTGTTTAGTTAATTGATGAtgaaaaaattcatatttttaaaatcatagaGATGCAATTTCTCTACATGTGAACTTTCCATTCGTAAACAAACAAAAGTTGTTTAGTTGCCAACTTGGTCGATCGGAAACTACTTCCGATGCCACTTAGACATGCAATTCATGTAGGTGTCTACCACGTCAACAAGTCACATTTCATTAGTAAAGTAGAATTGAGAAGagataaataaatttttattccTTTTTTACAAAGTTTATAATTATAACTTCATATCTTTAAAAAAACATATAAGATTGAAGGAGACTCAGACCTTAAGATTTCTATAAGATTGTTTAACAGTTTGAATCAAGTAAATTATAGTTTTGATGTTTGATTATATCGTCATGCAGGTATGAACCGCTATTTCACTTTGTGCTCGACTGACTACCTGGCCTTGGGCGGGGgtagtcactttgcactctatttGGACAGTGATCTGTGAGAACTCTACTACTACTCTTTAAAACATTCTCAAAAATCACTTCATGAATGTATGACCTGGATATTTTCTTCGATTTCTATTTACAAGGTTAAGTGGTTCGAGTTCCACCTCTGAAACCTATGGTAACCCATGTCTGGCACACACGGAAGATTTTGAAGTAAAGGAAATTGAGGTGCTCACGGAGCTCTCTCCCTGTGTGATTGTGTCTGTGTGTGATATTAATTATAGTGTTTGATTCCTTGGTACATCGAAGTTGTTACAAAGCCATAAGCCTAATTCATGCATTCTTTCTTGCGTTGTGCAGCTGTGGGGTTTTGTGTATACAACCAAATATGAGGAGATGGTTTCTTTGTTGCGGCTGGAGGCTCCAGGTATATGCCGTTGGTAAAAGGGCTTCAATGATTTGTGACAAAGCATAATGCTATTAGCAGCCTATGTTCAGGACTTGATGACTCGATGCTAACCCTCTATGTACCTAATCAGAAGTATTGTATATACAAGTAATAAATGAAACTAAGTAATAAATGAAACTAATCATGCGAGCTGAATGACCGTCACCTTGTGTTGTGGATATATGCAATGGCCGGCTGTATATTTTTCTTGGCCAGTATTTTTGGTGATACATGATGGTTTGGGTGCTTTATGCTGTTTGATTTTCTACCCTAAACCCAAACAACCAACTTGGAGTAGCACACTTAATAGGATTTTGTCATGTCGGACATTCGGATGACTCGTATTCTTGGTTATTTCTGACTCGTAGTAACAATAATATGCTCAAAATTATTAAAAGATCTCAAGAGAAATGCATGAATAAATGAACTAGAGCGCAGCATTTTTTGTGTGAATGCTTCCAGCGTTCTATACAAGAATCTATTCAACCCTTCAAATGTTCTATACGCAATTCTAGTCACGGTTTTAGATTATGGATTGAAATTAATCTTGCCATATTGTCAGATATTATTCAAGATTATTAATTCACCTCTGTTCCTGGGAGAAACAGTTTGTGTCCACAGTATGAAATAGAAAAAACTATGGTCAAGACAAGACCACTGGCGTTAAAGTTCAATATGATGCATCTAATTTTACATGATCTTTCGTTCTACTATCTACTATATATGGAGGGTGTTAATGTTAAGTGTATAACAACTGATGTTCAAACTTCAAAAAACTTGAACAAAGTAACATTTTGATAGTTCAGGAGATGGATTTCCTTCTGCGGAAGCGGGCTCTGTTATCAGGGGGTGATCTTTGTTCtacatcttcactttcttctatATCTTTACTTTTGTGGAAGATAGATGACTTTTTAATCTTCTTCCATCCAAAAGACCAAGTTGGTACACTCCTCTGCTTGCTATGGAGCTTGTCATAATCTATCTGCAGTTCGGAGTAATCCCTCTGCAGCTCTACCATTTGCAGCTTTACTTTCTCTAATTCTACTCTGAGAGTTGTAATTTCTGTGGATGTAGACAACCAGCTGTGTTCTTGATCCATGTTCTCAGCGTTTCCAGTCTGGTCCTTTCCTTGCATTACTGCCCTAATTTTGACTTGTTCAGCAAACAGTACCTGTTTATATCTCTTCAAGTTACATTAGAGTGTAAAGGTTTGAAATTGTACATACTTTGACATTGCTATGCCATGAGTATATGGCATATTTTATAAGGATATGTGTGTGTTTTTAAGAAGTATGCAAACTTAAAACATTACCTGGATCACACTTCTTAAAGGCAATCGATCATTTTGTGCAGCATGCATGCATGCATCAAGTGACAGCTTCTCACAGTTCATGACTTTGCACAGCCTTCTTTGCTCGTGCTCCAACAGCTTAGGATGAGACTGTAACAGCGTTGGAAATATTATCCTTTAAAACCATACCTGGGCATGCCTACTTGATATATGGGACAGCAGGCAATAAAAAAATTTACAGCAGACCTTGAGATATATGTCGATAGCTCTGTAAAGTCCATCATCACATGTTCGAGCATTTTCTGGCAAGGTCTCGGCCAAAGCCTGAAACTTGGAAACAGAGAGATTGGGATCTCTCGCTACCTCTGCGAGGTAGTTGTCCAAGAGCTTACTAATCCCTGATTTGACCGGTTTCTGCTGCTGATGTTCATGCATCAAGAAGTGTTCCAAAATCCTTTGCACCACACCTATGTTGTGCGCTGTGTACTCCTCTGTGAAGCCAGGGCTGCTGTTGCCAGGAATGAGTTATCATATAAATGAAACCTTATCACTGAACTAATTCAAAGGCATATACTAGTTGAAGACAGAAATACTCACTACACTGGCATCCCTTGATCACCAATCGTGTAACTTGGAATTAAGAGATCATCCACATTGGCATTTTCAAGTGTCATTCCGACTCTTTTCTCAAGCTCAAAAATTAGGGCAGGTGATACCAAATAAATCGTCGCCATCTTTAGCATCCACAGTAAGAACTTACAGGAAACGCCTTCATTTTGAATAGGCAGTATGCTAACTAGGCTTTCAATCACTAGTTTGTGTTCTTTATGATGTGCAGTGCCTCCTTGCTTCCCACCACTCGAAATGTTCCATTTCAGCTCATTTTTTCCAGATCCATATCTTCGTACTCCAATCTCTTCATCCATGCTAGGCAGCCATTTCTCTGCATATTTCATGATACAAGAACCTATAGTTTCTGGTTTTGTACCATTAGCCCGAACTGCAGTTATGATCCTCATGAAATGATCAATGCATAGGGTAGCCACATCATCAAACCACCAGCTCTCGTTGTTCACAATATCTCCTCTGTTTGGATTTTCCCGCGAAGCCTTTTGAGCAATAGAGTCACGACATCTTCGCACTAGCTGGATGTTTTGAGCCCACGGAGACAATGATTCACATGATTTCAGGACAATAATGGAATCTCTCCAAGAAGAAAGGACTACAAATGTGAGAAAGGCTTCTGTCTTATATATCAGGTTTCCGTCTTCTAATTCTTCTGTCATCTCTAGAAATTCTGCTGCACATCTAAGTGCAGCTACATTGCTTGGATTCAAACCTACTGGGAACCCATAACAAAATTTCAAAACGGTTTCAAAAGTCTCCGATCCACCTGGAAAGTTTTCCAGCTTAATGTTGTAGCCTGAATCGGACTTTGAAAGGTTCAATTCGATTCGACCAATGTAGCCACATTTTGAAATAAGTGAAAGCTGTACTTGGAGAAATAGATCAGATGGAATATAGTTTTATTACGAACACGCAAGCAAAACAGTCATTGTCATATTTAAATTTATTGATCATGAGTTTGAATAGTACTATAAAAGTAATTATATCTATATTGGAAAGGATTGTTAGATATTAATCTTATATATAATCATACAAAATCTATAGAGGAATCGAGGATAGAGGAACCGAGAGCAACAAGGCAAGGTGAAGTTCCGGTTGACCTCGTAAAATAaagttaataatttttttatcatcacTATCTTGAAAAGTAAAGTGTGTTGCTTACATTTATGCATTTTAGAACCGGATCATGTAAAATTCTGGTTCCGCCACTGTATATATTATTACATATTAGTTGTTTGTATCTGTATTTGGATGAGCTGTAGTGATTGTTTGAGCCTTTCTTTGTGTATTGACAGAAATGAAAAGTTATAATCTTCATATCTTAACTATATTTAAGATTAACAGAAATGCTTATTTCCCCTATGTTGAACAGATCAATGTGATTTAGACAAAAAGAGAAGTGTAATTATTTCTCTGTTGTTTACCTTGTGAACAGCAAACGTGACTCCTTGGACTTGAACCAATAGATCAGTTGGGACTTGAGAACTAATGTACCTGTGAAGTGCACAAAGTAGTAAGAAAATCAAGTTGTATCCAACAGGGAATGTACAAGTTTTAGACGAAAAACTGATATGATCAGATTATTGTTGAAGAAAATATTCAATCCCAAGAAACTTGGCGACGTTTTTAATTTGCAAACTTATGAATCTGCTTAGCAATAAGATGGAGGGAAAGGCGGTGTCTGGTGTTGTTACCAGGGGTGATCTTTGATTTCAGGGCTATCCGTGATCCCGACAACTTTAGGGGCAGGAAGTACAATACTACTATGATTCTGATCTTGATCATTGCCATCCGAATCACTTCCAGTACCATGCTGTTGTGTCATTGGAATGGACTGAAACATTGCGATTATATTCTATGCTCTCTTGTTGCATTAGATCAAATGTTTAATAAGGCAGAATTTTGACATATTAGTATGCAAGAGTGGGGCAGAAGTACAGTTATGTGTGAGAGGGGAGTTTGTGGTAGAAAGGCAGTGTTATAAACCGGGTTGTTAGGAAGTTACTTCTTATGTTTCAATATGAGTTGACACTTGACCGTCACATATACCTCATTTCTGGATATATAGACAACTCAGGAGTTGTCCACAAATACGAAGAGAATGTTAACACAAGTCTATTCAAACCACGTTGATACGGAATAAACCAGATGATCTTGTGTGGCTTTAAGAAGCTGCTATATGTGTGGCGAAGTCATTGCGTTGTTTGGAAATGCCTTGATGACCAGCCCTCATTTTCATAGATTGCAGTAATAATGTCAGGAGCCTATTGAAGTGTTTTTTATCTGCAGATTACTTCTGGCAAAGCGTTAAATGTATGCGCCATGTAACATTTTGACGTGAGCTTGTGGAGTTGTTCAGATGGTTAATTTTGTTTGCTAACAATGATATAATGCAGTAACCTGTACATATCTTTGTGAATTGTGGTGCTGAGTTCTTGTCAAATGTAGAACATTTTCTGGCATACTCAGACAGTAGTTACTTAGCTTGAATGATTAAATATGAAGTaaattttacaaaattattataaCAGATGAAACAATATCAGTTCgttgaaaaacacaaaaacatatgTTTCCCATCCATACGGCGGCTAATTTTTTGGTTGCATTCGAGGTTACTGCAGTTGCATAAGAATCATTTTTTACAAAACAATAAACCAAAATACATATTTTTgcaaataaaatttaaattttaaaagtaataataTTTTCACAAAATCTTGCTGCACTTGTTTATTTtccaaaaagaaaaaaaaaacaaagcCAAAATACATGCACTACATACACTTCTTCTCAAAGGGTCAGTGTATGGTATTCAGAGCTTAGGTTTAAGATCCTGCAGACTAGGTTTTGGGTTGTGCTTCGACATATTGTTTTGACTGAATTTATGACCAATCTCTTTTTGTTTCCTTTGTCGAACTTCTATGGATCACAGTTGATTATCATGTGTTGGACTTCGTGGGAGGAGGATTTTGAGAATGTCGAGGAAACATTCGTGGCTGATGATCCTAGCTCGGAGGGCCTAGTAGAAAGACGCTAGCTTGGAGGAGGACCCTAGCGAGGATGAAGATCCTAGCGAGGAGAGTCCTACCGAGGAGGAGGAGTCAGCGGACGAATGTGAACAAGAGGGTGAAGATGACAAAACTGAGGAGGTCTTGGAAGGTGAGGGCCAAGTGGAGGTGTTGGCTGATGGTGAGATCTTAGTTACTAATGCGCGTTCCGTCATTCCCTTTGAGGATTCGCAAATGGGAGAACTGGATGTGGGATCTGTGACTATAGTGATTCATGGAATGAGTCGATACACTTTTGAGTTTTGAGTCATTTTGACTTGCCAAAACAGCGGCATTCTTTATTTCGAACATTTAGTTCGCTATTTATGATTGTTTTTATGCATTTGTGTTTTGACCGCTACTGATTATGATTATGATCATTACTATGATTATGATCTTGATCATTGCCATCCAAATCACTTCAAGCACTGTGTAGCGAAGAAATTATGTTAATGACAAGCCTTGTTCAGACCACGTTGATACTGAAAACGGAATAAACCAGTTGATCATGTGTGGCTTTAAAAGAATCTTCTATACTTGTAGCCAAGTCACTGCATTGTTCGGAAATGCCTTGATGACCAGCCTTCATTTTCATAGATTGCAGTAACAATGTCCGGAGTCCTTTGAAGCATTTTTCTGCACATTACTTCTGGCAAAACCGTAAATGTATGCAGTAACTTGTACAGTTAAACCTCGATGAAGTAATAATCCATAAAGTAATAACctcgctaaaataatatttttctccggTTCCAACATAATGGACAAAGTGTATTTTTACTCTCGGTAAAGTAATAAACTCgctaaagtaatattttttcttgATTCCAACCCTATTACTTTAAAGAGTTTTAACTTTACACATCTTTGTAAATTGTTGTGCTATTTACAGCTTGAAGTTATGCGCTTAGCTTAAATGATCAAGTGAGCATCCTATAATTCCATAATATAAATTTTAACAAAATTCTATTTtaacaaaaacataaattttagaAAGTATCCGTTGTCAAAGTGTTATATTAAAATGCTTCTAAGGAGTGTTTTTTCATATCTAAACAAAAATGATTACTTGTTACATAATATTGAGAGTTCGAATTTTATCAAAAACACACGACGTAAAAAAAATGGTCGTACATGCTTTTTAATTTTGTAGCGTGGGATATGATTGGTGTTTGCAATTGCTGATCCTATATAAATGTAGAAGTTCTCTATTATGTCCTTCTCTCTTCCgaaactctctctctgcaattcTCTCTCTGCATAAAAAAATAGAAACAAGAAAGAGAACATTTGATCAGCAACAATCCAATAGCATAGAAACATGTCAGGTTCGGCGAGTGGTGTATCTGCATTGGCAAAGTATAAGCTTGTGTTTTTGGGAGATCAATCCGTGGGTAAAACCAGCATTATCACTCGCT
It contains:
- the LOC141721401 gene encoding BTB/POZ domain-containing protein DOT3 isoform X2; this translates as MFQSIPMTQQHGTGSDSDGNDQDQNHSSIVLPAPKVVGITDSPEIKDHPWYISSQVPTDLLVQVQGVTFAVHKLSLISKCGYIGRIELNLSKSDSGYNIKLENFPGGSETFETVLKFCYGFPVGLNPSNVAALRCAAEFLEMTEELEDGNLIYKTEAFLTFVVLSSWRDSIIVLKSCESLSPWAQNIQLVRRCRDSIAQKASRENPNRGDIVNNESWWFDDVATLCIDHFMRIITAVRANGTKPETIGSCIMKYAEKWLPSMDEEIGVRRYGSGKNELKWNISSGGKQGGTAHHKEHKLVIESLVSILPIQNEGVSCKFLLWMLKMATIYLVSPALIFELEKRVGMTLENANVDDLLIPSYTIGDQGMPVYPGFTEEYTAHNIGVVQRILEHFLMHEHQQQKPVKSGISKLLDNYLAEVARDPNLSVSKFQALAETLPENARTCDDGLYRAIDIYLKSHPKLLEHEQRRLCKVMNCEKLSLDACMHAAQNDRLPLRSVIQVLFAEQVKIRAVMQGKDQTGNAENMDQEHSWLSTSTEITTLRVELEKVKLQMVELQRDYSELQIDYDKLHSKQRSVPTWSFGWKKIKKSSIFHKSKDIEESEDVEQRSPPDNRARFRRRKSIS
- the LOC141721401 gene encoding BTB/POZ domain-containing protein DOT3 isoform X1, with translation MFQSIPMTQQHGTGSDSDGNDQDQNHSSIVLPAPKVVGITDSPEIKDHPWYISSQVPTDLLVQVQGVTFAVHKLSLISKCGYIGRIELNLSKSDSGYNIKLENFPGGSETFETVLKFCYGFPVGLNPSNVAALRCAAEFLEMTEELEDGNLIYKTEAFLTFVVLSSWRDSIIVLKSCESLSPWAQNIQLVRRCRDSIAQKASRENPNRGDIVNNESWWFDDVATLCIDHFMRIITAVRANGTKPETIGSCIMKYAEKWLPSMDEEIGVRRYGSGKNELKWNISSGGKQGGTAHHKEHKLVIESLVSILPIQNEGVSCKFLLWMLKMATIYLVSPALIFELEKRVGMTLENANVDDLLIPSYTIGDQGMPVYSPGFTEEYTAHNIGVVQRILEHFLMHEHQQQKPVKSGISKLLDNYLAEVARDPNLSVSKFQALAETLPENARTCDDGLYRAIDIYLKSHPKLLEHEQRRLCKVMNCEKLSLDACMHAAQNDRLPLRSVIQVLFAEQVKIRAVMQGKDQTGNAENMDQEHSWLSTSTEITTLRVELEKVKLQMVELQRDYSELQIDYDKLHSKQRSVPTWSFGWKKIKKSSIFHKSKDIEESEDVEQRSPPDNRARFRRRKSIS
- the LOC141721402 gene encoding uncharacterized protein LOC141721402; translated protein: MGKQRQQQQQTQASSSSSSLKTKAAHLVSDLTTVILNPISDNTNKSSFAEFNSEPNRNQLEPPSEESPGDSTEGPDTSSFSAFLYSLLSPTESSSNLNFNGLSENAALDDMTRKESSGKKSLISRGKQSLGKAIYQAAKFSGYRNQASTKGNNTPVDEENSSKFLTDDGILMQTLSESIPPDTLPEASEKSLLLSEKTRSALYVSLPSVAQGRKWVLLYSTWRHGISLSTLYRRSMLCPGPSLLVVGDRRGAVFGGYVEAPLRPSLKRRYQGTNSTFVFTNTSGLPVIFRPTGMNRYFTLCSTDYLALGGGSHFALYLDSDLLSGSSSTSETYGNPCLAHTEDFEVKEIELWGFVYTTKYEEMVSLLRLEAPGICRW